In Uranotaenia lowii strain MFRU-FL chromosome 2, ASM2978415v1, whole genome shotgun sequence, one genomic interval encodes:
- the LOC129748020 gene encoding serine/threonine-protein kinase GL21140-like isoform X1, giving the protein MEVSNHTTSTLSRSNSRTSSNSELEKELIDLEISGTHNKSSTLKKRISSSRTPAKKAKRIRFFRNGDKFYSGSTIPVSGERYRSFDSLTEDLTRLLEDSVTLTGAIRAIYTLDGKKVEKLDDLEDGKSYVCSCNNEGFKKIDYNISSTNITSKNTNRLSRLIRPVSPIKNGSNGTTPLKEISAVVHPRIVTLIRNGVKPRKILRLLLNKRNSPTYEHVLTAITQCVKLDTGCVRKVFTLSGIPVLKLADFFAEEDVFFAYGNERVGNDDFELEPDERKTIQGHKKTLRSNTTRTGPKPKMPIKSHNDTFVCVDETVLNGVISPDSLPLELQNKYTLGSIIGDGNFAVVLKLKDKSSNAEFALKIIDKSKCSGKGHYLAAEIRVMKKLNHPYIIQLIQDIETMNNMYLVLELVRGGDLFDAITRVTRFSENQSKIMMKHLASAMSYMHALSIVHRDIKPENLLVELDKDGNVVLLKLGDFGLACEVTEPLLSVCGTPTYVAPEILMETGYGVKIDVWAAGIILYILLCGFPPFVSPDNQQEQLFDAILNGFFDFPAPYWNNIGDSVRDLIINMLQSDPELRFSSEDILDHPWLTSDIVDDTRDPNGYRIISNLVY; this is encoded by the exons ATGGAGGTCAGCAATCACACAACATCCACGCTAAGTCGAAGTAACAGTAGGACCAGCTCTAATTCAGAACTAGAAAAAGAACTCATTGATCTGGAGATTAGCGGAACACACAACAAGTCTAGTACACTCAAGAAACGGATCTCAAGCAGTAGGACCCCAGCTAAAAAAGCTAAACGGATACGATTTTTTCGGAATGGTGATAAATTCTATTCGGGCAGTACAATTCCCGTGTCCGGCGAGAGGTACAG GTCGTTCGATAGCTTAACTGAGGACCTTACGAGGCTGCTAGAAGATAGTGTCACCCTTACCGGGGCCATTCGGGCAATATACACGCTCGACGGCAAGAAGGTGGAAAAACTCGATGACCTCGAAGACGGTAAAAGTTACGTATGTTCCTGTAATAATGAAGGTTTCAAAAAGATAGACTATAACATCTCCAGTACTAACATTACATCCAAAAACACCAATAGACTGTCTAG ACTAATACGTCCAGTTTCGCCAATTAAAAATGGCTCAAACGGAACAACACCACTCAAAGAAATAAGTGCAGTTGTCCATCCTAGAATCGTTACTCTGATCAGGAATGGCGTGAAGCCCCGAAAG ATTCTCCGATTGCTGCTAAACAAACGCAACAGTCCAACGTACGAGCACGTGCTGACGGCAATCACGCAATGCGTCAAGCTAGACACCGGCTGTGTGCGGAAGGTGTTTACCCTGTCGGGGATACCGGTGCTCAAGTTGGCCGATTTTTTCGCCGAAGAGGATGTGTTCTTTGCGTACGGAAACGAGCGGGTCGGGAACGATGACTTCGAGCTGGAACCGGACGAGCGGAAAACGATCCAGGGCCACAAAAAGACCCTCAGAAGCAACACCACCCGGACCGGTCCGAAGCCGAAGATGCCGATCAAGAGTCACAATGATACCTTCGTGTGCGTCGACGAAACCGTGCTAAATGGAGTGATCTCACCGGATTCGCTGCCGCTGGAATTGCAGAACAAATACACGCTAGGATCCATCATCG GTGATGGAAActttgcggttgttttgaaactGAAAGACAAATCTTCGAATGCGGAGTTCGCTCTTAAAATTATCGACAAATCGAAATGCTCCGGAAAG GGACATTACCTAGCGGCGGAGATTCGggtgatgaaaaaattgaaccacCCCTACATTATTCAGCTGATTCAGGATATCGAAACGATGAACAACATGTACCTGGTGCTGGAACTGGTACGAGGTGGGGACTTGTTCGATGCTATCACCCGGGTGACGAGGTTCTCGGAAAACCAATCCAAAATTATGATGAAGCATCTGGCATCGGCCATGTCGTACATGCACGCCCTCAGCATCGTTCATCGGGATATCAAACCGGAGAATTTATTG gtTGAACTGGACAAAGATGGTAATGTAGTACTGTTAAAACTTGGTGACTTTGGGCTGGCGTGTGAAGTAACTGAACCCTTGTTGTCAGTTTGCGGAACTCCCACTTATGTGGCCCCAGAAATTCTCATGGAAACCGGCTATGGCGTGAAG ATTGACGTCTGGGCGGCCGGTATTATTCTGTATATACTACTATGCGGTTTCCCACCATTCGTTTCGCCCGATAATCAGCAGGAGCAGTTGTTCGATGCCATCTTGAATGGATTCTTCGATTTCCCCGCTCCATATTGGAACAACATTGGTGACAGTGTTAGAGATCTGATAATCAACATGTTGCAATCCGATCCGGAGTTGCGATTCTCCAGCGAAGACATTCTCGATCATCCCTGGCTGACGAGTGACATTGTAGACGACACACGAGATCCCAATGGGTATCGAATTATCTCCAATCTGGTCTACTAG
- the LOC129748020 gene encoding serine/threonine-protein kinase GL21140-like isoform X2, with amino-acid sequence MEVSNHTTSTLSRSNSRTSSNSELEKELIDLEISGTHNKSSTLKKRISSSRTPAKKAKRIRFFRNGDKFYSGSTIPVSGERYRSFDSLTEDLTRLLEDSVTLTGAIRAIYTLDGKKVEKLDDLEDGKSYVCSCNNEGFKKIDYNISSTNITSKNTNRLSRLIRPVSPIKNGSNGTTPLKEISAVVHPRIVTLIRNGVKPRKILRLLLNKRNSPTYEHVLTAITQCVKLDTGCVRKVFTLSGIPVLKLADFFAEEDVFFAYGNERVGNDDFELEPDERKTIQGHKKTLRSNTTRTGPKPKMPIKSHNDTFVCVDETVLNGVISPDSLPLELQNKYTLGSIIGDGNFAVVLKLKDKSSNAEFALKIIDKSKCSGKGHYLAAEIRVMKKLNHPYIIQLIQDIETMNNMYLVLELVRGGDLFDAITRVTRFSENQSKIMMKHLASAMSYMHALSIVHRDIKPENLLVELDKDGNVVLLKLGDFGLACEVTEPLLSVCGTPTYVAPEILMETGYGVKIDVWAAGIILYILLCGFPPFVSPDNQQEQLFDAILNGFFDFPAPYWNNIGDSVRDLIINMLQSDPELRFSSEDILDHPWLTSDIVDDTRDPNGIQ; translated from the exons ATGGAGGTCAGCAATCACACAACATCCACGCTAAGTCGAAGTAACAGTAGGACCAGCTCTAATTCAGAACTAGAAAAAGAACTCATTGATCTGGAGATTAGCGGAACACACAACAAGTCTAGTACACTCAAGAAACGGATCTCAAGCAGTAGGACCCCAGCTAAAAAAGCTAAACGGATACGATTTTTTCGGAATGGTGATAAATTCTATTCGGGCAGTACAATTCCCGTGTCCGGCGAGAGGTACAG GTCGTTCGATAGCTTAACTGAGGACCTTACGAGGCTGCTAGAAGATAGTGTCACCCTTACCGGGGCCATTCGGGCAATATACACGCTCGACGGCAAGAAGGTGGAAAAACTCGATGACCTCGAAGACGGTAAAAGTTACGTATGTTCCTGTAATAATGAAGGTTTCAAAAAGATAGACTATAACATCTCCAGTACTAACATTACATCCAAAAACACCAATAGACTGTCTAG ACTAATACGTCCAGTTTCGCCAATTAAAAATGGCTCAAACGGAACAACACCACTCAAAGAAATAAGTGCAGTTGTCCATCCTAGAATCGTTACTCTGATCAGGAATGGCGTGAAGCCCCGAAAG ATTCTCCGATTGCTGCTAAACAAACGCAACAGTCCAACGTACGAGCACGTGCTGACGGCAATCACGCAATGCGTCAAGCTAGACACCGGCTGTGTGCGGAAGGTGTTTACCCTGTCGGGGATACCGGTGCTCAAGTTGGCCGATTTTTTCGCCGAAGAGGATGTGTTCTTTGCGTACGGAAACGAGCGGGTCGGGAACGATGACTTCGAGCTGGAACCGGACGAGCGGAAAACGATCCAGGGCCACAAAAAGACCCTCAGAAGCAACACCACCCGGACCGGTCCGAAGCCGAAGATGCCGATCAAGAGTCACAATGATACCTTCGTGTGCGTCGACGAAACCGTGCTAAATGGAGTGATCTCACCGGATTCGCTGCCGCTGGAATTGCAGAACAAATACACGCTAGGATCCATCATCG GTGATGGAAActttgcggttgttttgaaactGAAAGACAAATCTTCGAATGCGGAGTTCGCTCTTAAAATTATCGACAAATCGAAATGCTCCGGAAAG GGACATTACCTAGCGGCGGAGATTCGggtgatgaaaaaattgaaccacCCCTACATTATTCAGCTGATTCAGGATATCGAAACGATGAACAACATGTACCTGGTGCTGGAACTGGTACGAGGTGGGGACTTGTTCGATGCTATCACCCGGGTGACGAGGTTCTCGGAAAACCAATCCAAAATTATGATGAAGCATCTGGCATCGGCCATGTCGTACATGCACGCCCTCAGCATCGTTCATCGGGATATCAAACCGGAGAATTTATTG gtTGAACTGGACAAAGATGGTAATGTAGTACTGTTAAAACTTGGTGACTTTGGGCTGGCGTGTGAAGTAACTGAACCCTTGTTGTCAGTTTGCGGAACTCCCACTTATGTGGCCCCAGAAATTCTCATGGAAACCGGCTATGGCGTGAAG ATTGACGTCTGGGCGGCCGGTATTATTCTGTATATACTACTATGCGGTTTCCCACCATTCGTTTCGCCCGATAATCAGCAGGAGCAGTTGTTCGATGCCATCTTGAATGGATTCTTCGATTTCCCCGCTCCATATTGGAACAACATTGGTGACAGTGTTAGAGATCTGATAATCAACATGTTGCAATCCGATCCGGAGTTGCGATTCTCCAGCGAAGACATTCTCGATCATCCCTGGCTGACGAGTGACATTGTAGACGACACACGAGATCCCAATGG TATCCAATGA
- the LOC129748018 gene encoding peroxidase-like encodes MSSLEAKMLLLAVCVGSCTLVIGRSPASRVSSRLEELASSKNLIDAVMYGEETVEKSKRMESSIANSRVKMVKGSVSYAQLIDGYPTPNAQKQDYVAKTILQATSYFVNRFCKPQGISSYECGMFLAGRELPPGKLLGKCRNIVGFKSFDDEYRRLLPASYSDGLYEFRKSVTGSDLSHPRSISSMFHDSLSRSRQDIEHSVALVQWTQFLEHDLSKTTVQSMHDGTDIECCTSDHKTVSPRYRHPSCKPLSVSEDDTYYKDYLVTCLNYVRSALSVGSSCKFGPANQLNQASNLLDLSQLYGNHESETKPLRTNRGGKLKSQSFESTEYLMENIDGKLCATNSSQNSICYSSGDSRVNVNPYITLLHTLFLRSHNRIAKRLSLVNPHWDDDRLFQMARSVNIKIYQNIIRDWAKAVLGDSIKLETGMKPHKGESRVSNEFATAAIRFYNTMLPGEITNLVPTGRYSTFQLKDLFYKPKDLRKKEYFSHLLSSVLQQNAMSLDTSYVDDVAQLLFKTKNIGTDVLALDIQRGRDHGLSGYTSYFQLCTGRSINNWTDLSSVINAVDLETLKKAYASVHDIDLIVGAIAEKPVNQDATVGPTLSCIIKDQIAQSLDATERTNQHHKLLNILLADYSAARFLCETAQLDQVQRNIFRLPSAVDNPTVRCSQFPPLDLSALREKL; translated from the coding sequence ATGTCGTCCTTGGAGGCGAAGATGTTACTGCTTGCGGTGTGCGTAGGAAGTTGTACGCTGGTAATTGGAAGAAGCCCGGCTTCGCGTGTTTCCAGCAGATTGGAGGAGTTGGCCAGTAGCAAAAATTTGATCGATGCAGTCATGTACGGAGAGGAAACTGTAGAAAAATCAAAACGTATGGAAAGCTCGATAGCCAATTCGAGGGTTAAAATGGTCAAAGGGAGCGTGTCATACGCACAACTTATAGATGGTTACCCGACTCCGAACGCCCAGAAACAAGATTATGTTGCTAAAACAATTCTTCAGGCGACTTCTTATTTCGTGAACCGTTTCTGTAAACCTCAAGGCATTTCTTCCTATGAGTGTGGAATGTTTTTGGCTGGCAGAGAGTTGCCACCTGGTAAACTTCTAGGAAAGTGTAGGAACATCGTAGGATTCAAATCGTTTGACGATGAGTATAGAAGATTACTACCAGCAAGTTATAGTGATGGGCTTTATGAGTTTAGGAAAAGCGTTACTGGATCAGATCTCTCTCATCCAAGAAGTATTTCGAGTATGTTCCATGATTCTTTGTCCCGATCTAGGCAAGATATCGAGCACAGCGTAGCTTTGGTGCAGTGGACTCAATTCCTTGAACATGACCTATCCAAAACTACTGTTCAGAGTATGCACGACGGAACTGACATTGAGTGTTGCACCAGCGATCACAAAACGGTATCACCAAGGTACCGCCATCCATCTTGTAAGCCATTATCCGTATCTGAAGATGATACCTATTACAAGGACTACCTTGTAACCTGTCTGAACTACGTTCGCAGTGCCTTATCCGTTGGCAGTAGCTGTAAATTCGGTCCCGCCAATCAGCTCAATCAGGCTTCAAATTTGCTGGATCTTTCTCAACTTTACGGAAATCACGAATCAGAAACCAAACCCCTACGAACCAACCGTGGAGGAAAGCTTAAGTCACAATCGTTCGAATCAACTGAATACCTAATGGAAAACATCGATGGAAAGCTTTGTGCTACAAACTCTTCCCAAAACTCTATTTGCTACAGCTCAGGTGATTCTCGAGTCAATGTGAATCCTTACATCACCTTACTCCACACACTTTTCTTGCGGTCTCATAATCGCATCGCCAAGAGATTATCTCTTGTAAATCCCCACTGGGACGATGATCGACTGTTCCAGATGGCTCGTTCGgtcaatataaaaatttatcaaaacattatCCGAGACTGGGCCAAAGCAGTTCTGGGCGACTCAATCAAGCTCGAAACCGGAATGAAACCGCACAAAGGCGAATCCAGAGTCAGCAATGAATTTGCAACGGCAGCCATACGATTCTACAACACGATGCTGCCTGGAGAAATTACAAATCTGGTTCCAACCGGTCGTTACTCGACTTTCCAGTTGAAGGATCTGTTTTACAAACCTAAAGATTTACGCAAGAAAGAATACTTTTCCCATCTGCTCAGTTCCGTGCTGCAGCAGAATGCCATGTCTCTGGACACAAGCTACGTTGACGATGTGGCTCAGCTGCTGTTTAAAACGAAGAACATCGGAACCGACGTTCTAGCCCTAGATATTCAGAGAGGGCGCGATCATGGCCTAAGTGGTTACACCAGTTATTTCCAGCTCTGCACAGGTCGTTCCATCAACAACTGGACCGATTTATCTTCTGTTATCAACGCAGTTGATCTTGAAACGTTGAAGAAAGCATACGCTTCGGTCCATGACATTGACCTTATCGTGGGGGCCATTGCCGAAAAACCTGTCAACCAAGACGCCACGGTTGGACCCACCCTCAGTTGCATCATAAAAGATCAAATCGCTCAATCACTCGACGCAACGGAACGCACCAACCAACACCACAAACTCCTTAATATCCTGCTAGCGGATTACTCCGCCGCACGCTTCCTATGCGAAACGGCTCAGCTAGATCAAGTGCAACGCAACATTTTCCGGCTACCTTCAGCGGTCGATAACCCAACGGTCCGTTGCTCACAGTTCCCGCCACTGGATCTCAGCGCCCTGCGAGAAAAACTCTGA